In Cololabis saira isolate AMF1-May2022 chromosome 1, fColSai1.1, whole genome shotgun sequence, the following proteins share a genomic window:
- the LOC133448844 gene encoding homeobox protein Nkx-2.3-like, translating into MLLGGLHFLDAAELELGDMMLQSPLTSTPFSVKDILKLEQQQQQQQQQQQQQQQQQQQQQQQAGPGLHLARSPLTPDPQHFHSPPSCMLAGPRDSPSFSDGEDNLAYLSALAGREDEHGDTSLSPHMYAHPGIHAAKLEAPELEEPENKSCGLARDEASEGGQAGPERPLQKQRSRRRPRVLFSQAQVFELERRFKQQRYLSAPEREHLANTLKLTSNQVKIWFQNRRYKCKRQRQDKSLEAAGQHPPPPPRRVAVPVLVRDGKPCLGSAQGYAAAPYGSNPYSYNGYPAYTYSGPAYNSNYSCTYSSLPALPPSSSPAFMNMNLGPVSGLSPQTQTHQGAAVSSCQGSLQGIRAW; encoded by the exons ATGTTACTCGGCGGGCTTCATTTCCTCGATGCTGCAGAGCTGGAGCTGGGTGACATGATGCTGCAGAGCCCGCTCACATCCACGCCGTTTTCTGTCAAGGATATCCTgaagctggagcagcagcagcagcagcagcagcagcagcagcagcagcagcagcagcagcagcagcagcagcagcagcaggccgGCCCGGGGCTGCACCTGGCCCGGTCCCCCCTCACCCCGGACCCGCAGCACTTCCACAGCCCGCCGTCCTGCATGCTGGCCGGGCCTCGGGACAGCCCCTCCTTCTCGGACGGAGAGGACAACCTGGCCTACCTGAGCGCGCTGGCGGGGCGGGAGGACGAGCACGGGGACACCAGCCTGTCCCCGCACATGTACGCCCACCCGGGGATCCACGCAGCCAAGCTGGAGGCCCCCGAGCTGGAGGAGCCGGAGAACA agagctgcgggctggCCCGGGACGAGGCGTCGGAGGGCGGGCAGGCCGGGCCGGAGCGGCCGCTGCAGAAGCAGCGGAGCCGGCGCAGGCCGCGGGTGCTGTTCTCGCAGGCGCAGGTGTTCGAGCTGGAGCGGCGCTTCAAGCAGCAGCGGTACCTGTCCGCGCCGGAGCGGGAGCACCTGGCCAACACCCTCAAACTCACGTCCAACCAGGTCAAGATCTGGTTCCAGAACCGCCGCTACAAGTGCAAGCGGCAGCGGCAGGACAAGTCCCTGGAGGCGGCGGGCCAGCACCCCCCGCCGCCGCCGCGCCGCGTGGCCGTGCCGGTGCTGGTGCGGGACGGGAAGCCGTGCCTCGGCAGCGCGCAGGGCTACGCCGCCGCCCCGTACGGCTCCAACCCGTACAGCTACAACGGATACCCGGCCTACACGTACAGCGGCCCCGCGTACAACAGCAACTACAGCTGCACGTACAGCAGCCTCCCCGCGCTGCCCCCGTCCAGCTCCCCCGCCTTCATGAACATGAACCTGGGCCCGGTGAGCGGCCTCTCCCCGCAGACCCAGACTCACCAGGGGGCCGCGGTGTCGTCCTGCCAGGGCTCCCTGCAGGGGATCCGCGCCTGGTAG